Sequence from the Theropithecus gelada isolate Dixy chromosome 20, Tgel_1.0, whole genome shotgun sequence genome:
CACGGTGATCGATTAGTGATGTCTGACATGGCCAGGGGAGTGTGGAGGTACAGTCCAGGAGCTGCAGATGGGAAATCCTAGCTAGGCATGGCTATGAATCTAACAAGTGACATGACCTAAAGCCATGTCCCTGAAAAGAATGCACAGGGCATAACATATCCAGGACAGAAGGCCTTGAGCGACTCTCCATTACTGGGTGATAAGGAGAGAAGGGCTCACCTTGACTGAGCCACTTCTGGGCACTCAGTCTTCCAATATAggcattttgcccattttactGGAAGTTGAAGCTGAGAGTCCCCCATCCCCACCATGTCATAGGAGGGGCAGCTGGGAAGCCTGGAAGTGGCAGTACCAGAACAGGCAGGTGTGTGGAGGAGAGGCTCCATGCCCACCCCTCTGTGTCCATGTCACAGGTGGATGAAGCGGCCCCGCTGTGGGGTGCCGGACCAGTTTGGGGTACGAGTGAAAGCCAATCTGCGGCGGCGGCGGAAGCGCTATGCCCTCACCGGGAGGAAGTGGAACAACCACCATCTGACCTTCAGGTAGGGGGCTCAGCTGCCCAGGGAGGCGTCTGCCCCTTGGCAGGCCGAGCCTCAGGCCTCCTTTCCCAGAGCCCACCCCGGGGCACCCAGCCTCAACAGACCAGCCCACTCCCACACTGATGAGACCAGCCACACATGCCAGGCAGTCTCCCTTGATAGAAGGTCAGGACCCTTCAAGCTACTTCCGCCCTgtccttccccacctcccactgcCCTGCAGACAGGGGCTGGCCTCACTGGGCACAGCTGGGCTACTGCACCAGCACAGACTGCGGCGAGGGGTGGAGGATGGCTGGGGTGCAGGAATCCAGGCATCCATCAAGTGAACAGGCAAGTCGCCTGCAGAATCCTTGGATCAGGGACCCTCATCCTTTTTGCTGAGTCCTTGAGCAAGAAAACCCCCCAGCCAAGTGTGCCTTGAGCCATGTGATTTTGCCCCAAGGGCTCCCCTTTTTGTTCCAGTCTGGCTCTGTTCCCACTCTGAATTCCATCTCCCAAGGAAGAGTGGCTCCTATGGTCACTTAGACCTCAAGCCCCGAGAGTGAATTCAAGGTACAACCAACTAAAATATTCCCTTCAGGTTTAATGGAAGTCTCTCTAGCACACAGAGCTGAAAGTGATTTATATGCGTAAGAGCAGGCTTCGCCATACTTCATCAAATGCAGGCTCTGGCTACAACTTACTTCCTCTAATCCTCACTGGAACCCTGTGAAgaaagtaacacacacacacacttttgtaaCTTAACAGATAAAggaactggccaggcacagtggctcacgcctgtaatcccagcactttgggaggctaaggctggtggatcacctgagatcgggagttcaagatcagcctgaccaacatggaatagcccggtctctactaaaaatacaaaattagccaagtgtggtggtgtaatcccagctactcgagatcccagctactcaggagtctgaggcaggagactcgcttgaacccaggaggcagaggttgcagtgagctgagatcgcaccactgcactccagcctgggcaacaagagcaaaactctatctcaaaaaaaaaaaaagaaggccaggtccagtggctcatgcctgtaatctcagcactttgagaggccgaggcaggcggatcactaggtcaggagttcaagaccagcctgaccaacatggtgaaaccccatctctactaaaaatacaaaattagccgggtgtggtggcctgtgcctgtagtcccagctactcaggaggctgaggcaggagaatcccttgaacctgggaggcggaggttgcagtgagccaagatcatgccactgtactccaacctgggtgacagagcaagactccatctcaaaaaaagaaagaaagaaagaaagaagttggaAATAGAGAGACTAAGttacttacccaaggtcacacagatactGTTAGAGCCAGGCcttgaactcaggtctgtctgaccCTGGAGCTCAACATTCAGAACTGCTCAGCCTGTGTTTCCCAAACCTCACCCATTTGCATCCCATTTTCTAGATCTTTCCCCCAGCTACATAGTACCTGTATTTTAGTTTACTTAATGTCTCTCTTAAAATCAGTTTATTTGCCACAGTGCAATCTTAATTTAATGATATCTTCATGATCTCCTGGATTTGACAAATTCAAATTATGATTTACATCAAAGCAAACTGCCAATTGATACTAACGGGCTTGTTGGTGACCTTGCATGCCCTCTTGGGAACAGGCCAGCAGAGAACAGTAGGCCCTTGGCCCTGTATCCGCTCACTCatctcccacccacccccagcaTCCAGAACTACACCGAGAAGCTGGGCTGGTACCACTCGATGGAGGCGGTGCGCAGGGCCTTCCGCGTGTGGGAGCAGGCCACACCCCTGGTCTTCCAGGAGGTGCCCTATGAGGACATCCGGCTGCGGCGGCAGAAGGAGGCCGACATCATGGTACTCTTTGCCTCTGGCTTCCATGGCGACAGCTCGCCGTTTGACGGCACCGGTGGCTTTCTGGCCCACGCCTATTTCCCTGGCCCCGGCCTGGGCGGGGACACCCATTTTGACGCAGATGAGCCCTGGACCTTCTCCAGCACTGACCTGCATGGTGAGGACAGCTAGCCAGGGTTGGGGGCAGGGCAGGTGGCGCCAGAGCTGGGCAACAGTGCCCTGCTGAGTGGGTTCAGCAGCCGCGGAGCTGGGAGGAGAGAGTTCCCCTGTGTTTGTCTCCGGATCACTACACTCGATTTCAGTCTGTTGTCCCACCATCTCCAAGGGGAGGCAAGAAAGGATGATTGTACCCATTTCTCAGAGAGGGTTGTTGTAGACCAAAAGAGCTCAGCCTCTTCCAAGAGGGAAGCAAGGGCAGGCTCTCTGGCAGCCTCAGCCTGGAGGGTCCGGGGTGGTTAGGTCCTGGGACTGGCCAGAGCTGACTGTGCTGCCTCCTCCTGTCCCCGAAAGGAAACAACCTCTTCCTGGTGGCAGTGCATGAGCTGGGCCACGCGCTGGGGCTGGAGCACTCCAGCAACCCCAATGCCATCATGGCGCCGTTCTACCAGTGGAAGGACGTGGACAACTTCAAGCTGCCCGAGGATGATCTCCGTGGCATCCAGCAGCTCTACGGTGCGTGGGCTGTTACCAGCAGGCTCTGCATGCCGCTCTCAAGTCCCTGCCCAATGAGGAGTAGGCATTACTGCcatctccattttgtagatgagaaaccCAAAGCCCAGTGAGGATTCGTGACTTGCCCACATCATTTGGGGAATAAATGGTGGTGCTGGAAGTGAAACCCAGAGCTGACTGCCTCCAGCGCCTGGCCCTCACTCGAGGCTGTGGCTGCAGGCTAGAGGCCTTGAAGGGACACAGGTGGCACCATTGTTCCTCATGACCCTCCTCTCCTTACCCTTGGCAGTATTCTTACTAGACCACAAGTGCCTCGGGGATCCCAGGACCCGCCCCCTCCCACCGTCACTTCCAGCCTGAGCCTGTCACAGCTCTGTTCACAGTGTTGCCAGTTTAtcacttcccagtggctttgagGAAGTGCCACCCCCCACCCAGGGCCCACCCGAGAAAGTCTCCAGCAGTGAGGTCCCCTGGGCCAGTTCAGTGGGCCTGCACCCTGTGCTCACACCAAGCCCTGCTCGGGGCCGGCAGCTCCTGCCATGCTGGGCACTTGATGGGCACCCCTTGCTGCATCCTCAGCAACTTGGAAATGCAGAGTCCAAAACGCCTGAAGCCAGGGCCTGGAGCCTCTGCTGGAGCAGGCTGGCATCCCAAAGGGAATGTCCCCAAGGGGACATGCAGGCAGACACCCTCAGGAGCACAGTGACGCAAGGTCAGTGTGGGGAGGTCGAGGAGGGGCTAGAAGGAGGAGGACCCAGGTCCCACCGAGGATGGAGGCAGGTGTTGGGGAGGGGTCTGCTGTAGCTGGACAGGATTTTACTTTCCACCTGGGTGGGGCTGTGCAGGGGGCCCGGGGCCCGGGATTCTGAGTAGGAACACAGACCTCACTTCTGAACAGACCGCCTCTCTGCAGGTACCCCAGACGGTCAACCACAGCCCACCCAGCCTCTCCCCACTGTGACGCCACGGCGGCCAGGCCGGCCCGACCACCGGCCGCCCCGGCCTCCCCAGCCACCACCCCCAGGTGGGAAGCCAGAGCGGCCCCCAAAGCCGGgccccccagcccagccccgaGCCACAGAGCGGCCTGACCAGTATGGCCCCAACATCTGCGACGGGGACTTTGACACAGTGGCCATGCTTCGCGGGGAGATGTTCGTGTTCAAGGTCTGGCCCTGCCTCCCATGCCTGTCCCTGAGCCTTTTCGCTGGCTGCTCTGGGCCCCCTGTCCCACCCTCACTCAGCAGGACCCGGGGAGCCATTAAGCCCTCAGCTCTAGACGAGGTGGAATCCAGCCCGAGAGGTTGAGggacttgtccagggtcacataGCAAGCCCTAGTGCCAGCTCCCCAGCTCGGGGCTGTTTCTGTGCAGCCCTGAGTTTCCAAGCCACTGCCTGCCTCAGTATCTCAGTGTCCTCTCCCTGGGCCCACCCTCACCTGGGAAGGGGTGGTTTGAGGATGGCACCTTTTGGCCAAGGCAGCTTGCCTGTGCTGCCTGCTCACACCGCGCCCTCCCCAGGGCCGCTGGTTCTGGCGAGTCCGGCACAACCGCGTCCTGGACAACTATCCCATGCCCATTGGGCACTTCTGGCGTGGTCTGCCTAGTGACATCAGCGCTGCCTACGAGCGCCAAGACGGTCGTTTTGTCTTCTTCAAAGGTGAGCAGGGGTAGGGTTAGGGGGATGGGCACCCTTCCTGCCATGACCTCTGACCCTGCTGGACCCAAGGGAAGACGAGGTGAAGGGCTGCGTTGCATGTCTGGTCCTGTGCCCCAACTGTGGGCTCACTCTGGGAGGATGGGGACACAGCAGCAAGGTGGGGACGGGAGGAAGATAGAGGCCAGGGGCAGAGTTGTACCTGCGACCCGGAAGTACCTGGCCACCTCGTGCAGCACAGGGCTCAGCCCTGCTTCCCTCTGTCCTTGCCTCTTTGCCTCCAGCAGCCCCATCCTCATAAGAACAGGTGCCCCCAGCCCACTCCGGGGCCGGATTTCTGTGGTCTGtctgcagagacaaggtcttgcagGGCAGTGCCCTGTGGTGGGTCCGCCGGGGCTCTAACCCCACTGTCCTGAGCTTCAACGAGGCATGAGCGAGGCATGAGGACAGGGCTGCCCCACACTAAAAGCAGGGAGCGCTGGGCCACACACTGAGGGCTGCGAGTGTGCTCCAGGGACACAGCCCCCAGACCCAGAGACCAGGCAGCCCCCTCCCCATACAAGAACTATatgtgtgggggtgggtggcGTGTGGCATGTACGGGTGTGAGCGGGTGACTTGCTCATGGGAACAAGTGTGCCTCAGGTGTCCGTGAGTGCGGCATGTGATGTGCGGGTGACTGCATTGTATGTTGTCATGGATATGTAGAGGGGTGTGAGTGTGATTTTGTGTGCCTTAGGGGGACAGCAGTGGATGTGAATGGATTTGTGGGCCCAGAAGAGCATTCTTTtcccacacacacccctcagcCCCAGGCCTGTCCTCACTTTGCCTCCCACCTCTCCTGCAGGTGACCGCTACTGGCTCTTTCGAGAAGCCAACCTGGAGCCCGGCTACCCACAGCCGCTGACCAGCTATGGCCTGGGCATCCCCTATGACCGCATCGACACAGCCATCTGGTGGGAGCCCACAGGCCACACTTTCTTCTTCCAAGAGGACAGGTGAGCAGTGCACCCCTCCCCTAAGGGGAGAAGGCCCCGGCTAGGCCCCCCTCAACCTCAGGCCTACCCAGAAAGAATCCACTGCCTGTGGGAAATGGGTCCTGGCCCAAGCAGGGTCTCTAGGTCCACAGCCTGGTGCTTTTGGTCGCAGGTACTGGCGCTTCAACGAGGAGACACAGCGTGGAGACCCTGGCTACCCCAAGTCCATCAGTATCTGGCAGGGGATCCCTGCCTCCCCTAAAGGGGCCTTCCTGAGCAATGATGCAGGTACCTGGCCAGCCCCTCCCAGTTTGCCCAGCACCTAATAACCCCTGCTACACACACCATGGGGCAGGGCTTGCCCACGGTCACCTGGCACTATGATGGTGTGTATGGGGGACACGCTGTGTCACGCTCTGGGCTGGGAGCTTACCTAGCTTGACACCCTGGTCCTTCCCGCGTGGTTAAAATTCCCTTTTTACACACAGGCAAACTAATAAACCAGAGAGCTTGAGCAGAGTGCCCAAATCCCACAGCCAAGATGGTACGGAGTCAGGATTCCAGGCCAGTTCTGCCTGCATCCGGAGCTGCAGCTCGGAACTGCCCTGATGCCCACAGAGTCCAGCCGCCCCCAGGCAATCCCAGGGGAGCCTTGAGCCTGAGTGGGGCAGGCTTGGCTCAGAGTGTTAGGGGTGAAAATCCTCCCAGGGCATCGCTCATCTACCTAGAAGGAAAGCCCTGTCTCTGTCATTATAACCGAGAGACAGAGAGCTGTGCCTCTTCTATTTCTCTAGCAAGGTCTCTAGTGCATTTAAGAAAAaccagccaggtgtagtggctcacacctgtaatcccagctcttggaGAGGCCGatgcgagaggatcgcttgagtccaggagttcgagaccagcctggataacatagtgagactcgatctctacaaaaaaaattttttaaatcagccaggtgtggtggcttgcacctatagtctcagttatttaggaggctgcggtgggaggatcgcttgagtctgggagatcaaggctgcagtgggccgtgattgcgccactacacttcagcttgggtgactcAGGGGGGACCCTGTCTGCTTCGCCAGTGCTCAGGCCCGTTACTCAGCTTCTGTATGTGAGCTTGGCACTATGCAGCTGCTCTGATCTCTTTTGCTCACCCCTTGATTGAAACCTGGCCCTGCCTGGTGTTGATGGGATGCTGGCAAGGTGTCCAAGGCCAGAGAGCCAGCCCAAGGCAGAACCAGGTTCCTTCCGCTCTAGAACAACTGTGGggtgctgtgtggccttgagcaagacCCTGAACCTCTGGTATGAGGTGAAACCAGTTCTGGCAAGGGGCAGCAGGATCCCTTACTGCAGCACCCAACCCAGCAGGCTGTAGGACCCTTCCAGGCCCTACCCCAGCTAATGTCAGTCTGGTCAGGAAGCCCAGGATTCTAGTCGTGCCCTCGGCCCAaaaccctctgagcctcagtctggCTCCTCCAAGTTGAGAAGGGGAAGATTTGAAAATGCCCAGGGAAGCAAATGACAAGAAGGGCGTTTTGAAGCCCTCGGCATGTCCTGGCCTTTGATGGTCTCACTGGTGGTTGGGCTCGACCTGAAGCCACTCTGGCCTCCTTGCCCCCACAGCCTACACCTACTTCTACAAGGGCACCAAATACTGGAAATTCGACAATGAGCGCCTGCGGATGGAGCCCGGCTACCCCAAGTCCATCCTGCGGGATTTCATGGGCTGCCAGGAGCACGTGGAGCCAGGCCCCCGGTGGCCCGACGTGGCCCGGCCGCCCTTCAACCCCCACGGGGGCACAGAGCCCGGGGTGGACAGCGCAGAGAGCAACAtggaggatggggatggggaCTCTGGGGCTGGGGCCAACAAGGACGGGGACAGCCGCGTGGTGGTGCAGATGGAGGAGGTGGCACGGACGGTGAACGTGGTGATGGTGCTggtgccactgctgctgctgctctgcgTCCTGGGCCTCACATATGCGCTTGTGCAGATGCAGCGCAAGGGTGCGCCACGCGTGCTGCTGTACTGCAAGCGCTCGCTGCAGGAGTGGGTCTGACCCCCCGGCGCTCCTGCTCACGGTGCTCAGGGGGCACCTGTGGTTTTGAGATGGCTCCCAGGGGCTCCCTCCGCCCCCAGGTAGGGGCCCCTCTCAGCCCTCACACACCCTGTCTGCCCCGCCCTCATTATTTATGCCcaggtgtttgttttgttttgtttttggcaccTTACTTGAccatttgtttctgtttccccGACCGGGGAAGGGTGTTTAGAATTTTCTAACTGTAGTTCTGCTCCAGACAGGGAATTAGGCCCCTATCGTCCTCTGGCTTGGCCACAGCTAGGGGAGCAGAGGGGCAGAGGCCCACATTGGAAGAGTAGCCCCTCCTCAGCCTGAGCCCCGGGCCGTAACTGCAGACTCTTTACCCAGTTGGAGACTGGCTGGCCCCCCTGGTCCGCTCCCTCCCAAGTGAGTCTCTCTGGGCCTGAGGAAGAGCTTTCCACCCAGGGGCAGCCCCAGGCCGAAGGGGACCTGGAAGGGAGGTGGGCCGTGGCCCCTGAGCCTGTGTTGAGGCTTGGTTCCTTCCCAGTCCACTTCTGACAGCCTCAGCGACCCTGGCTCCTTGTGCCTGAGAACCCAGCCCACCCCCAGCAGCAACTCCCAGCTCCCACCTCCCCTTGGGCCCACACCTCGTTCCCTCTCTGGAGAAAGGGCCCTGGGCCTGCCTCACCACGGACCAAAGGGAGTATGCCAAGGCCCCTCTCCCCGGGTAGCAGCAGCCTCGCCCCTAGCAGAGATGTCTCCCTGAGCTAGAACCCTCTGTTCCCCCCCtgcacctcctccctccctctcccactcaCACCACCAGCCTCAGGGGCCTAAGCTCCAGCTCCCTCAGGCTTCAGCTGCCAGTGTCCTGAGCCCCAGGGAGAGGGGGCTGACAGGTGCCTAGGCCTGGGCAGTGGATGGCCGTGAATGGGTGCCCACCTTTTGGGTGcccacagtgccaggcactgggcatgCAGAGTTCCTCCCTTCCAGCTCCCTGTGCCCGCAGGGTCCTGGGAGGAGAGACACTGGTGGGGATAGGCCAGCCACGCATCAGACTGTGAACCCCACTAAGGAGCCCATTGTGGCCTGAGGCTGCCCTCCTCCGGGGTTCAGCCCTGAGGACAGAGatgcctccttcctcttttccttcccaaagcaagcagaaggctgtggctgctgtgggaaATGGTACTGTACAGCTGGCTCTGCTTCCCCATGGCCCTGAGCGAGTGGGGTCTGCCACCCAGGATCCCCGAGGCGCTTTGGGGGCGAAGGGTTCTGCTGGCCTCTGCGAGTGGTTTCTCGTGCACTGGCACCAAGTGCGGGTCCGGCAGCTTCTGCCCCCTGCAGAACCGGAGAGCCAGCCAAGGGGTGGGGCTGCGGGGGTTCCGTGTCCACCCCCATACATTGATTTCTGTAAATAATGTGCACTGAATAAATTGTACAGCTGGCAAGTGTGTTCTTGTTTGTAAGGCCTTGGGCTGGAGCCTCCAGCTGGAAGGGCGTGCAGGTGGTGGGGTCCAGCCCTTGCTAGGGTTAGGGGGCTTGACCTCAATGCCAAGGAGACCTTGTTCCAATTCCGTGGGGGCTCCTTCCCGATGGCCCTTGGAAACTAGGCCCTGGGAGGGGAAGAGCTTAGGGCTGCCCTCAAGAGTCCAGAAAAGGGAGAGGCAGGGCACCTGGGGTCACCCTGccggggtggggcaggagggagcGTGGAGTTAGTTTGCTGTTTGTTCGTGCTGAGAAGACAACCCAGTTTGCCACAAGCCCTTCCCATCTAAGAGTGGAGGAAGAGCCAGGCCAGGCCTCCCAGGCTGGGTTCTGAACACTAACGGGAGCCCAGAGCCGGGCACAGAGAGAGATGGGAAATGGTGCCACTTTGATTCCAAAAGTTCCCTTCCCCACACATGCTGCTCAGAGTGGCAGACACCCAAGACCTGCCCTTTCATCTTTGAGAAGCAGAAAATCCCACCCAGGCCTGTGCAGGGTGCAAGTGATACCTCAGGAGGGCAGGAGACTGAGGCGTCACGGTCCCTTGAGTCTGAGCATGGCTGTGGACCCGGGAGGTCCTCCTTAGCCCCCACATCCATGCTCTTGGCCAGGCCTCTTAGGTACTAGCCTGGGCCCCCAGGAATGTGATGATTTGCCGCAGCAGGGGTCGCACCCCCACCATGGAGCAGGCCAGGCCTCTGCAAGTCCTCAGGCAGGGTCCTTCCTCCTGTGCCAGGCCCAGCCCCCACACCCACAACCGGTCCCATCCCATCCCGCCCCTTCCTCTCTTTGTGTTGAAACTGGCTGAGGAGAGTAGGAAGTGCTGGCCCTTGGAAACCTCGAAGGCCTCTCTCTCAGGCTCATCTAGGAAACAGCCGGTGAGCTCCCCCACCACAGGGGCCTTGGCAGCAGCAGGGGGGATTCCAAGCAGCTGCCATCTTGTCAGCTTTCCTGTGGCAGAAGCCACGGGGTCCCTCCGGGTCCCCTGAGTCCCTAGGGTCCCCCAAAAGCCCAGAGGTCACCAGGCAGGTGGAGGGCAGTGTGGGGGCCCGGGGATGAGAGGAGAGTTTGAAAGGCCTTGAGTCAAGCCCTTCCTCACAGCCAAGGACAGCGGAGAGAGTTGGCAGAGGCCTCAGCTCCTCAGGAAACTGCCTAATAAACTGCCTAATGAGTCTTCCTCCCTCTTGCTCGCTGCTAAAATCTTAGAGGTCCAGTGGCTGAAGGCACGGCCCATCCAAGAGCCCTATCTATCCTTACAGGGGGCTTTGCATGAGGAGGGGTGGGCAGGGCAGCTAGGCCCTGTCTCCCCCCACGTCCAGAGAGTCCGGAGCCCAGGCCTGCCTGAGGCCTAACCCCCGTCCCTTCTACCCAGGATTAAACAGGAGCCTGcatctttaaattgtttttttgtttgttttttaaggtgaCTGTAACCTAAACTCACCTTGAGCCCCTCGCAGCCCCCATTCCCTCAGCAGccatttttcctttacatttttactAATTCCCAGCTGCAAAAACTGAGACATTAAtgataagcaaaaagaagaaaagtctcagTCGCCATAATCTCCCAGCCTGTGTTGACAATTTGACATGATTTGACACGTTtccttataactttttttttcctgcatttgcACAGCTTGGAGTTTTAGAGTCTTAAACATCCGGTGCCTGAGCCCTGATGCTGCAGCCTGTGGGAGGTGGACAGAGGATGCTGGGTGGCTGCAAGGTGTTGGCAACAGGGCCTGGCACCAGGCACGTGCTAAATATGTGATTGTGACCCCAAGGCTCACAAGTTTCCCATCTACATTTTACTCAGgagaacagaggctcagagaggtgaagtgacttggccaacgtcacacagctaggaaatggcCATGCCCTTAGGACCCAGCTGGACTAACTTGCACCGCAGCCCAGCTCTACCCGACCCTGGTGCTGCCGCAGCATCGGGACAGGGGCAAGGTGGCCCCTGCCCATCAGCCTTCCTCCTCGCACATTCTATGCATCAAAGACCCCAGGGCCACCAACAGAGCCTTCTttcaggctggggcaggggctgaaTTGGCTGCTTCCTCCCCCTTCAACTTGGCAGAAAAGCCTTTTTGTTGTGGCCCACACAGAGGCCATTCTCCTCGGGCTCACGGGAAGGAATGCCGGCTTCCTGCGCATCCACAGTGCCCAGGCCACACGGGGTCCTGTGTGTAGGTCCCAGAGGAGCCCCTCCACAccccccagccctgcctcaggGAACTTCGGCTCCCAGACTTTCCTCCTTACCCTTGACAATTTGAGAAACCACACAGGGAGGTAGGGGACAGCCTCCCTCGGCTACCTTGGTAAATGCCGGGGATTTTCAGCCTCACAGCACTTTCAAGACGCAGCAGTTCCACCCTCAGCTGACTTCTCAAGTGGCCTCATGACCCACAAAGTGTTGGCAGAGGCCCCTGCCAGGCTTCTCGCCCTGTCTCAAATGTCCCCTGCACTTGCCTGCCTCTGTGCCTTTCCTTACGCTGTTCCCTCCCCTGGAAAACTTTTCCCTGTACATCTCATCCAGTGCAAATGGCATAGACCCTTCAAGGCTCAGGGTGTGGCTTCCCCATCCCAGATTCCGCCTGCTTTCCTCAAGGTGGTTGTTTCCTTCTGC
This genomic interval carries:
- the MMP15 gene encoding matrix metalloproteinase-15: MGSKRSAPGRPGWTGSLFGDWEEAARPRLLPLLLVLLGCLGLGVAAEDAEVHAENWLRLYGYLPQPSRHMSTMRSAQILASALAEMQRFYGIPVTGVLDEETKEWMKRPRCGVPDQFGVRVKANLRRRRKRYALTGRKWNNHHLTFSIQNYTEKLGWYHSMEAVRRAFRVWEQATPLVFQEVPYEDIRLRRQKEADIMVLFASGFHGDSSPFDGTGGFLAHAYFPGPGLGGDTHFDADEPWTFSSTDLHGNNLFLVAVHELGHALGLEHSSNPNAIMAPFYQWKDVDNFKLPEDDLRGIQQLYGTPDGQPQPTQPLPTVTPRRPGRPDHRPPRPPQPPPPGGKPERPPKPGPPAQPRATERPDQYGPNICDGDFDTVAMLRGEMFVFKGRWFWRVRHNRVLDNYPMPIGHFWRGLPSDISAAYERQDGRFVFFKGDRYWLFREANLEPGYPQPLTSYGLGIPYDRIDTAIWWEPTGHTFFFQEDRYWRFNEETQRGDPGYPKSISIWQGIPASPKGAFLSNDAAYTYFYKGTKYWKFDNERLRMEPGYPKSILRDFMGCQEHVEPGPRWPDVARPPFNPHGGTEPGVDSAESNMEDGDGDSGAGANKDGDSRVVVQMEEVARTVNVVMVLVPLLLLLCVLGLTYALVQMQRKGAPRVLLYCKRSLQEWV